Genomic segment of Paenibacillus sp. FSL R5-0912:
TGATCTCGAATCGTGGCTGCAGGCTCCAAGGAAACACCACCTTTCCAAATCCCATAATTTAGAATTTTATGTTTATATCTGTATAGTAGGCGATTATAATCCAATGGTCAATAGACTAGATTCAGATAAATTATGAATGTGTGAAGTTTTCGAAACAGTTTGGCAATCTGGTTACCAAATCGGGCTCTGCAGGGCTAAATTGGCGTTAAAAGCTCCTCCACAGCTGTATTCCCATGTAGGCGGCGATCGCCCAGATCAATAATGCTGAAGCGGCATTCAGCCTCTTAATCACTTTACCGGAGGCATCCATCCTGCCGAGCAGGCGGCCCGCAGCGGCAAGACCCAGGAACCAGATCCAGGAGACAGCTACCGTAGCCGCCGCGAAAGCCCAGCGCACCATACCGTCATACTGCAGCGAGCTCGTACCGATGACGCCCACCGTATCCAGCAGCGCATGCGGATTCAAGAGGGAAACGGACAGTGCATACAGCATCTGACCCTTCGGAGAGAGGCGCCCCGACTCTTCCTGCGCCGGAGCAGAGCGCCAGATTCTCCAGCCCATGAAGCAGAGAAACAGGATTCCCGCACTATAGATAAGGGGTGTGACCCAGTGCAGCGATAGAATGACCAGAGAAATACCGCCTACTGCAGCGGTTATAAGCAGCGTATCGCATGCCGCTGCCGTCAGAACTACAGGCAGCACACTGCGGAATCTCGCGTGCTGTGCCCCTTGATTGAATACGAATATATTCTGCACGCCCAGCGGCAGAATAAGCCCGAAGGCCAGAATGATTCCATGTACAATGGCTTCCGTCACAACTTCTTCCTCCTTCATATAAACTGTGATGCTGCCGGATGGACAAGCCTCCACAGCTTCTTGCTTCTTCCCGGTTAACGCATTCTGATCGTACTCTGGTGCAGAGGCTGCCGTAACCATCCAAGTTGTCCGTCTCATACCCAGCCAAGCTTAATAGACGACTATGAACCATGGTACACTCAAGAAAAGAAACCACAAAAGAGGAGCCGGTCCCTTGACACATCAGCATCCGCCAGATCATCCAGAGGTAAGCGCTGCCGGTCCTTCCGGTCATCCTGAAGCTCCCGCACCTGCCGCTCTTGAAAAGGAGCCGGACGGCTCACTCTCTGTCCTGCAAGGCACATGGAAGCCGGACCCGGCTTCCCCGCTGCCGCTTCATAGTCAGATATCCGCCTACTTCCTCGCCAAGATCAGCAGCGGGGCCTGGCCTCCCGGCATGCGGCTGGCTCCGCAGCGTGAGCT
This window contains:
- a CDS encoding LysE/ArgO family amino acid transporter; protein product: MTEAIVHGIILAFGLILPLGVQNIFVFNQGAQHARFRSVLPVVLTAAACDTLLITAAVGGISLVILSLHWVTPLIYSAGILFLCFMGWRIWRSAPAQEESGRLSPKGQMLYALSVSLLNPHALLDTVGVIGTSSLQYDGMVRWAFAAATVAVSWIWFLGLAAAGRLLGRMDASGKVIKRLNAASALLIWAIAAYMGIQLWRSF